The nucleotide window ACTGCGGCATTCATTATTTAGAGAGATCAAGAAGGACAGCAACGGCCGTGTAATTCAATGTATTATGCATGACCTCCCTCACATGCTCGCCCAATTCGTTGCCAAGGGTGAATTTTGCACCACAGAGATTGAAAGATTCGACTCTGGCTTGTTCCAGGGCCGTCATTTATCACTAATTGTTAACAATAACAATGTCGCGTCGCCTACTCCTATCCGGTTTCCCAAACCTGGAAATGTGCGCACGCTCCTAGTGTTCTCGCAAGCAGGGGTGGAAGTCGAGCTACAGCTTTCCCATCTAATCAATCCTTTGATCCATCTAAGGGCACTGGATCTGAGTGGAACTTCAATTAAGTGGTTGCCAAATTCCATTGAGAATCTAAAACTTCTAAGGTATCTCAATCTTTCCGGGTCATGCATTGAAGAGGTGCCTAAATCTGTTACTAGTCTCCGTAATTTGCAGACTCTGAATCTCAACAAGTGCCAAAGACTTCATAAACTTTCCAAAGGGATTAGTAAAATGGTTAGTCTGAGGCATCTTGAAATTGAAGAGACTGACAAGCTTGTGTACCTGCCGAAAGGAATAGGGCAACTTAGCTCCCTTCGGACGTTATCCAAGTTCACGGTTGATGAAATGGGCAAAGGGTGTAAGATGGGAGAGCTGAGCAACCTTAACCTCCTCCGTGGAAACCTGGAGATGAGAAATCTGGGAAAGGTGGTGAGGAGGGAAGACGCTGAGAATGCCGAACTGAAGAACAAACAATTCCTTCGTAGTCTGTTATTGGATTTTGAGAGCAATGCAAAGGAGGACGACGGGACAATGTTGGAAAACGGTGAGATGAAGAAGATGGAGAGCGTGCTCATGGGTCTTCGACCACCCCATGCAAATCTAAAAGAGCTCAAAATATGCAACTATATGGGCTCTGTTCTCCCAAGCTGGATGGAAGATTCGCCCTTCTCCAGTCTAGTCCAGTTGAACCTACATTCATGCAGGAAATTCAAGCAACTTCCTGCTCTTGGGAAGCTGCCGTCTCTTAAAATCTTGAAGATTCAGGGCAATGAAGGAGTGGAAGTGGTGGGCCACGAGTTCTACGGTGGCAGTAACACTGCATTTCCAAGTCTAAAGGaactttctttcatttccttgacTAATTGGGAGGAGTGGAACCTTGGGGTAGAAGATGGAACAACGAAAAAATTTATGCCGTCTCTCCAAGAGCTGTACATCCAAGATTGTCCAAAGCTGGAGGGGTTGCTGGCCCACCTCCCAGACAGCCTCTGGAGCATCGAGATCAAGGACTGCAAGCAACTGATCTGGACGCCTCGCCATCCGCCTCTCCACCTCCACTATCTGTTCCTGCGGGGGGACGTAGGAATTCTAACAATGCCGCTGCCAAGCCTTCCAAGCCTCAAGAATCTGCATATTAGTGACTCGCCGAATCAGTTCTCACTGCATGGAATTGAAAACCTCACCTCATTGGAGACACTGGAGATCAATACATGCTCCGAGCTGACGTCGTTGACGGACAGGATTGTAAAGCTCAGGTCACTGCAGACGCTCGGGATCTACAACTGCAGGAAATTGACAACCCTTCCCGTTGGGGTGGACGGGCTGCCTTCGTTCACAATCTATGGGTGCAAACAGTATACGCCACTGCCGGACAGGGTGCGACTGAGGGTGCTCCAGGCAACGGGAGGAAGCAATACATTGCTTGCCATCctaattttttctttattctttggCTGGCTCTTAGTCTCTCTTCAGTTTCATCGTATGTGATGGGCCATGACAGAAGAAGCACAGGAGCATCAGGTATGCATGCACgagaaaaaaaaactcaattcaTTAAGTAGGACATGCATGATGTTTTGATGTTCTTACctaaaaaaatcatgaaaattcacgGCTCGGGTGAGGCACAGTGTCGAAAACGTATGGACGAccagagatttttttatttttttatttttattttttaaaaaaaaaaaaaagaaaaagattagttGTCCGTTGGTATTCTACACTAGTCCATCTGAAGGGTAGAACTGCCTTGTCCCTTCACTACCAAGGATCCAATCAAACTTCTACATTTCTCGGATCACGGACAAGCGTGCTTGCTTGTGAATGGCGATAATCCTCCcgtgtcctctctctctctctctctctctctcggtccagCTATGATGAATTGTCAGGACcgggtcatgtttcaatgatccaacccTTGAATTTGATGGGACTCCAAGACAAAGGATACTCAAAATTGAAaacaagattttttattttttattttttaaagcttaTTTAATGTAATTCTGTTTGTTGGAAGTAATTttaacatttttattattattattatggcccCAACTTGCCCATGTGTTTAACACTTGTCATTATATTGAATGAGAAATACCATTTTTTCCCATATTTTCATCTATTTGATTGAACCTTGGAGTGACCCATCAGACGGCCAGGATCATATCATGGATGTGACTTCTGCCAAGTGGCCTATCCATGAGATTGCCCAATGTATGGTTACTATCATCCCACGGAGCCTTGCTGGGCCCAGATGAATGTATAAGGCAGCTTATGGACATGACACTGTGTGCCAGCGTGGCACGTAGCtacaagatctaatccattcatcagagggCCACACTATATAGGTGTCTGGAATAGGACTCAGGTCGGTCcactattcaggtgggccaacaAATGTACAACTAAATATAACTTTGCTGAGGTTTTCTAAGTCGTACATCTATTTCGAAcatcaggcccacctgatgaatggaccagcctgatttaaCTCACTGATCGGACGGCCTAATGTATAGATTCATGCACTCTTTCCTGGATAACATTCATTTTCTCCAATGTTAGGCCTCTTCGAGAAATTTAGGAGGGTGACAATGATCTTACCGTTGACTGGTCAACAATACGTGGCCTTCTCGAAAGCCATTGGATCGTTCACGGATGCTCGAGCCACAGCCGATGAAAAGTTCAAAGAGGCGTTTCAAGACCAAACATTCCCACCAGAAGCTTCCATTATATTCACAAACGCTCCACCTGGATCTTCGACGGTACGTAAAAGAGACAtcgaccatccattttttattttgttttgtttaattaacgggagcggattaggtgagatcccggATCCACCCAAGTGAGAggaaccctgactgtggggctcacagtgatgtatgtgccctaaatccacactgtccaaccattttgaatgctcattttaagacatgatgccaaaaatgaagaaggctcGAATCGTAGGTGGactacaccagaggaaacagtcaTGAtagaatccccaccattaaaaacttcgtggagTCAAccagaatatttattttccatccaacttgttgataaggtccaaAGACCTCTATGAAGAGGcgacacaaatttcatcttgatctaaagcttttctagcccacaagaagtttttaatggccaattagTATTGCTTCCTGTACTaaagtccatctgagatttagatctgcctcatttcttggaccatgcccaaaaatgaattttcaatacatatggatggcgtggatgtaattacatgtatcaaggtggccCTCACAGAAAGGGGTCCCACAAACCTAGGTGAATCGAggtatccaccgaagccgcgcatacgggagatgatgatgatgtttggcCCAGCATACACGCAGTCGTGTATGatcattcatgccatccatctagtgAGCCCAGGGTGGCACAGATGGGAGAATTCTGCCTGTTAGATAGATGGATGTTTCGTGAACATGTGGTCCATGGTTGTCGATTCTGTTTTAGATGTCCTTTTCTAGGATCATATGCGTTAGAGTTGTGTGGGGTCCTCCTGTGATGTGaacgtggaatccaaaccgtgaatcTGATGCACGTGCCCATATTCACTGCAGAGAACGAGAATCATCTCAGTCCATAACTTAAATGGTATACAGCACGCAGAGAAATGTACAATTATGCTTAAAACCGgcagtgtggcctacctgagtttgggAATGACCTGAATTTTGGTGTGCTCCTTCGTCCCGGGGAAGCTCATGTGATGATCAataggatggatggatggcatgcatGTAACGAAGAAGGTAGACCCCACATTTCATCTGGACGTTTCTATGGTGGGCAACCtcctgtagcccacctgagttatggatcacttgggttataaatttttttttttttttaaaaaaaaaaaaaaaaaaacagctgacCCACTAATCACACGTTCCATACCATCTAACTTCTAAGTCAATGATCAGCCAATGGTCTAAGTAAACATACAAGTGCTGCACTCGTAACAATTCCATTAATTAGCCTGATTTTCAATTCTCAGCAAAGACAAGATGTCATAGACTCCTGACACATCAGCAGGAAAGATGCGATTCACGTgcattgattatatatatatatatatatatatatgttatcatcTTTCACTAGGGTGGGTAATGGGTCAGCTGGTTTCAGGAATCAATGATCATGCATATTCTGTTCTCATTGTAGATTGGATTCTCCAAAGATAGTTGCATACCAGAACAAGGCAATGCAATTATAGACAATAAACAGCTGATGGAAGCAGTTCTTGAATTGATAACCGGCGAACACCGCATTTCTCCTTAAGGCCAAATGGTGTTTTGCGACGCAGGTATCCCAACTTTTGAAAGAATTCATTTTTGAAAAGGCTCAAAAGGAAGGAGAGTCAGAAGGAGAAAAGCTGAGGAGTTATATGAAGAATTGAGATGAAATAAGCTTTGTTTTTGTGAGTTTGAATTAGTGATTTTGCACTGTTAATTGCGATTAACTATGGTTTGTGTTAACAATGTTGTGGAGTGCagtttagtttttcttttttttccttaaatcttGTTTAAGTAGTTTCTTAGATGAGTCAATATCTACTTTGAATTAAGCATGGTAATATGCAGCAACTTAAACCACGACAGATTGAATGGGTGATTTGGGCCACGTGTCAATGTGGCACACGTCCATATTTGTCCAAGCTAAACGCACCACAACTAGCAAAGCAAGCGAGCCcgtgagtggagatacctcgtttcaacacttgaggtctcggtaacatggagtgtgtgtactgacatgggtgagtactaacaagctaacccaaaaaaaaaacacaaacgtgATGGTTTATCGGCAGAGGGGACTGCGCTTCCTGGACTGATGACTGGTCCAGTCTGGCCCCCCTATTGACTGGAAACTGCCCCCATCATCCTCCATCCACCGTCCTACTAAGGTCAGCGATGCGATTGGACCATCCAGATGGTCTTCGCAGTCCCAACTCAGCTACCTACTCCTGCAGTCTGTCCTCGACCATATCTCAGAAAAGGGAATATGTACCTCTCTGCCTTAGCCGATAGATGCATCTAGTTGGGGTCTATGTCGGCGAGTTTATACTGCAGGCCTTACTTAGAATAGCATCCGTCCTCATGGCGTTTTGAAATCTTGGTTGAAATGGGTGTGGCACCCCAAGCTCCCTCCCAAACACTCGCTTCTCACGTGGAAAATAATCCACAAGGCCATCCCGGTGGATGCCAAAATTCAGAGGAAAGGGGTTGGCATCATGATCATGTCAATGTGCACATGCTGCACTTGGCTCTCCTTGTAACGccatgaacttttcaatacttgagtattgaaagttctcgaatgttactatgaaatctaacttagtatatacatgtgtacgatacctaTTTAATTATCTTAACGTTACGCCTATTCTCCAAtatgaatctgaccattgggaatgatctccatctATGGATCAGGCCATCTGACCATTGTTTTAAGACAGGACCATCATATATCTAAATATGATTGCATGTTCATCATAACCAACTGCTCAATCAAATATGCACTATTAGACAAAGACATCTAActgtccactttgattttggaccacccgatcgtaGTAAACTAGCTATTTGATTTTTACATCCTCTCGTACACATATCGAGTTGagattctaatccattcatcttattcatTACCTATGAATacgcttaacccaccatcagaactacaatctaagaaactcacacatgtgaataagtcacttgaatctaatggtatacatgttctacctcttaatCACTCGAAAAACCCACTTGTGTTCATTCTTTCACAAAACCGACCATACAACCATcgacatacatgatcagagtactaaccatcaagtttttctatttttaacatgcatctgatcgtccatcatatttggatctgccaaatgGGCCGCCTAAATATGAAAATGAACTGATTAGTTCAAAGATCGTAAGGAATATGTCACAATTGCCAATTGACTTCTttattagatatatgaaagcTTTAATTTAGACCTCGAGGCAGTATAACtcattaaaaaggcatcttggtCATCTGTAAACGATGAAGGCCCAAAATGGGGCAATggaaagagaataaaaaataaagaatattgatcaaatttcaatgtattttgatggtgtaTTCCGACATTACAAACACTGaaagttggagaaataaaagatgacaaaatcGTAAATAACTGatgccattaacctataccccTAAATTTTAGATCGTATaattctcatgatccgtttcatgtgaaaatttataccatgcctatttatcataaattaaccatacacgtcgaatttcagtctttagatcattgtaaaagtgacccaattgacaaatcagccccttaaccattgcttttagtgtccatcaagtgaagaaaggtcatgggtagtcatagtaggGTATTTCCCTTCGTATGAATGAGTTAGATTTTTCATCATATagacaaatatgaaatatgagaACCCCACCTTGGTAAGTTTTTACTTAGCCGCGAAGTTATTCGCTTTAGGCTTTCCAACTCTTCCTAAGTCTAAAGCTTCCAATTGACCCAATTCATACCGtcaatcacaactcaaatttggaccacactttggcctcatatgactacgaAATCATACAAAATTTAAGCCCCGATCTATGATCATACACCGTTGAATATTGACTGCTTTAAAGCCAATTTATTCATTTTGTCATAacaggtgaaattttagatttaagcttttcccaccatcgatcaaccataaAACTTTGTCCAATTGTTTTCCAATCATGACTACACATATCTCCCAAAATTGGGCCTTGATGATTAAGTGTAGATCATTAATTGGAATCAAATTTGTTTTAGCACCCgttagaaaaattttcaagataggccaatatgaattttggatcaccaagaaaatcatataaccCAGCTCTATCCGACGACTCTAACacaatggacgaattagatttaaagaaagatcatcagAAAAAGGGTAAATTGGAAAAACCTAATCCAAGTGGGatatgaaacacacccctctcgtACGCCCACTCCTTTTATAAAAGGGGTGTGCATTCCCCTTTCCACTCATACGCCTAATCTCCCAAtgcccaaggaagagagagaaagtgtcacaccccaaactcgaaaatcaggctcatagaatttttgatcgtcgaatctagtgccgacagcctccacagTGCCTCATTcttggatcccggcacccatatgctagatttcgatcctaggatcgtataaagaggatttttaatatgaatttttttgtaatggagcataaccacaaacataaccaagtcacaaaataacatcaccacatatctactataataaatcatttgagtacaatgcagaaaaggaaatacaagatgatcaaaaagctccaaaataatctgtcaCGCGCCCTGCCTCAGTGCTGTTGCAATccgacgccacctgcacgcaacggtcgtgtataagcttacgaaaagcttagagggtggtgtaagtatgtgtgcaaggCAAGTGTCGAGTATACAATATCAAAGCAATACGAAAATATACTAGTACgtacatgaatactatcagctgtaccaaggctatacgatacaaggcatgaatgccatcgaccataccaaggccatgcgatgcgaggtctacgtagccaaatgtcatatacgagatgcaacataagtatgtcaatcctcatcaagtacatatatcagtacagttcctctctgtgATATCAccgggtttagtatactccacattgactaccgcctccctagccacatagcccagcgagtggaagagaccaaactattcgcctgaccagtagtctgccaatacttactcggctcatcgatagcggacccatttgcgagcgggtcaaactcagcctagcttacaaccccctcgcTTAGGCTGATAAGGCCACACaacattccaaccgaccacaatacagCGAGAGacgtggcttactggtattcggcactcgtgcgctggtgtatccactcagtctagacattgaagCGTCTCTTAGTaccaaaaggttctgggactttcacctatgGACATCCTATatacccacagtgctagaacaaagtatttttggtgtccaatccggctatccacgatgtgcctgtggaggccacggccctgatgtcattagggcatgtAGTgctcatgtcacacaaatgcgagatgcatgagtcataccatccagtcatgcatcaaaccagCGCCTATCGTACGATCATGTGGAGCAACTCCATTTCATAAGGAATCTCATaaatatctcagcccaatggcatatgctatgattaatcattcctcatatcaggcatacaaataatgcgtatgggtatgtatcatgatattatactaagcatgttcttagtatgTCATACTAGATTAAGtaaactagcatgattatcaaatgTAACAGCGAATAACCGGTCTTAACCGATATATCACATTCAAGGAGTAGGAGCGGAACGATACGCCCCATTAGGCACAAAGTAGTCTTTATGGTACGGCCCATGTTAGACTGtcataacctattcaaggtaTTAATAggacccaatggtttgggttagcacAATAAAGAAAGGCGGTAATACAATCATcgatgggggcccaatgatttaggttagcccactaggtaagggtggaagtgggcttaacaatgggccctagggatgTTTACAATGGTGGgcttttaaccaccattgctcctaaggtgcaGCCTATTTAGGATCTGAATCTgactcacaatggggcccatggccctagtGTTATCTGGGAAAAAAGATGGATAACGTGTATGACataaacaacaaggtgggccttacaaggcagCCCCTTAATGGGTGCCCCAGGCCAACCGTTGGCTGGAGTACGTCCACCTAGAGTTTGGATCTGctgcgttatggtgggcccctattaTAAGGCAGGCCCGGAAAGGACTAATAGAGCGTGTGGGGGGCCCCTTacgccacaatgggccccacaatttgagGGCAGCAAGGATATAATCTACATACAGCACAAGGATATAATCTACATACAGCACGGTGGACCACCTTGGACGGTCAACCCAGCTGCATGCTGGACCTGATGGGCGTAAACaggtggacaacttggataaaatatacatctatggtgggcctcactcatcatcaagcgggccctaccatggattggccatatgaatatacaacacaagCTGCCAGGTGGACCAACAGCTGGGCATCCAGCCCATCTACACGCTGAgcttgctggacgtccagcagctaGGTGGCCTGGATAGGACACATGcatagtgggcctcatcagtGGCCTCATAGCCCCTAGCTGGGCTTCTTCacaacatcgcagtgggcccaagACTATTTCAATACCGGACATCAGccccactgtttcctgaggtgtggatcaaaggagctttggatctgcctcatttccagGTCCATGGTTTAAAACAAtatagaaaattggatggacggtctggataaaatgCATATTACGGTGGATCACTGCTGGACGAttaacatacattaaggtgggccacagtttgaaTGGCAgcaaggataaaatacataaagcgAGGTGGACGACTACTGACCGGTCGGCCCACCAACGTCCCTGCTTGTTGGGCAGTCCAGCAGCTAGATGATGTGGATactgcacacatcacggtgggtcccactcacACATGGGTCACCCAGGAGGTGGCTGACCCCATACATCACCCAATCGGGTGGGCTAG belongs to Magnolia sinica isolate HGM2019 chromosome 8, MsV1, whole genome shotgun sequence and includes:
- the LOC131254168 gene encoding putative disease resistance protein At3g14460, which gives rise to MADAVFSAVVKRLDYIIQAEWDLLVGVTSELEKLSTTMTSIRAILQDAERKLAHDQAAKDWLHKLKDAAHCIEDILDKWTTGREISQVRRDGSHSRQQVLSNRILSCFSLSDLALRHKTARGIIQIRERLEQITAEKYKFGSGEFKEVGNEEQKATYLLNEAKIFGREEDRDEIIEFLIRASGPDFATIAIVGPEGMGKTTLAGYIYNNVRVKTHFKKRMWVSLSSNIQVNRLAENIIAAADETYSRPSDPLHCLHDALRGKRFLLILDNVWNEHIVRWDLLKATLEGGASGSRVVVTTRDQNAAVITSTDHPYTLSSLSDEACLSIFSSKAFHGRSETSELSTLKTIGKEIVKKCKGNPLAAVAVGNVMLFKRTEEEWLSVLQGEILDVPDITKADILSYDNYPSHLKPCFAYFSLFPKGHTLSRDVLIKLWMAQNFIIPRSGKEEEEIGRDYFNELLRHSLFREIKKDSNGRVIQCIMHDLPHMLAQFVAKGEFCTTEIERFDSGLFQGRHLSLIVNNNNVASPTPIRFPKPGNVRTLLVFSQAGVEVELQLSHLINPLIHLRALDLSGTSIKWLPNSIENLKLLRYLNLSGSCIEEVPKSVTSLRNLQTLNLNKCQRLHKLSKGISKMVSLRHLEIEETDKLVYLPKGIGQLSSLRTLSKFTVDEMGKGCKMGELSNLNLLRGNLEMRNLGKVVRREDAENAELKNKQFLRSLLLDFESNAKEDDGTMLENGEMKKMESVLMGLRPPHANLKELKICNYMGSVLPSWMEDSPFSSLVQLNLHSCRKFKQLPALGKLPSLKILKIQGNEGVEVVGHEFYGGSNTAFPSLKELSFISLTNWEEWNLGVEDGTTKKFMPSLQELYIQDCPKLEGLLAHLPDSLWSIEIKDCKQLIWTPRHPPLHLHYLFLRGDVGILTMPLPSLPSLKNLHISDSPNQFSLHGIENLTSLETLEINTCSELTSLTDRIVKLRSLQTLGIYNCRKLTTLPVGVDGLPSFTIYGCKQYTPLPDRVRLRVLQATGGSNTLLAILIFSLFFGWLLVSLQFHRM